A genomic window from Silene latifolia isolate original U9 population chromosome Y, ASM4854445v1, whole genome shotgun sequence includes:
- the LOC141629938 gene encoding F-box/FBD/LRR-repeat protein At2g04230-like, producing the protein MAVKEKAKKRRRKNNNFQFVEQTNDRLSSLHDDILIVIISCLPLRSAVVTGLLSRRWRGLWNNISSIIISDHKSDYKFVFSMFFSNVMRQIKSPFIHRFHLEFDDNVSIKHWRRPHYSWLRRICNRNVRELNLTWTPYFYGKHKPRLPSYVFQTRSLVSIELDSTYDWELLDYADPIILPNLKKLSLSFCCISCECLGKLIKSCLSLEELSLTSVEFRTDGYLKCSNQNLRRLFMYLRFGNRSKVVINAPKLEYLDVCASIKGVICLDEEPIALREAKHQISENHHPLDDEKRS; encoded by the coding sequence ATGGCCGTCAAAGAAAAGGCGAAGAAGAGACGGAGGAAAAATAACAACTTTCAATTTGTAGAACAAACAAATGACCGGCTGAGTTCGCTCCATGACGATATACTTATCGTGATTATCTCCTGTCTTCCTCTTCGATCAGCCGTTGTCACCGGGTTACTATCCCGTCGATGGCGTGGTCTATGGAATAACATATCCTCCATTATCATAAGCGATCATAAGTCCGATTATAAGTTTGTATTCTCGATGTTTTTCTCGAACGTCATGAGGCAAATTAAGTCCCCTTTCATCCATCGTTTCCATCTCGAATTTGATGACAATGTTTCGATCAAGCATTGGCGGCGTCCTCACTATTCTTGGCTTCGCCGAATTTGTAATCGGAATGTCCGTGAACTCAATTTAACGTGGACCCCTTATTTTTATGGTAAGCATAAGCCTAGATTACCGAGTTATGTTTTTCAAACGCGGTCACTGGTATCCATCGAGTTGGACTCAACATACGATTGGGAGTTACTTGACTATGCTGATCCCATCATTTTACCCAATTTGAAGAAGCTAAGCCTTAGTTTTTGTTGTATTAGTTGCGAGTGCCTGGGAAAGCTTATCAAATCTTGTCTATCGCTTGAAGAATTGTCTTTAACGAGCGTAGAGTTTAGGACAGATGGTTATTTGAAATGTTCAAATCAAAATCTAAGACGACTATTTATGTACTTGAGGTTCGGGAATAGAAGCAAAGTGGTGATTAACGCCCCAAAATTAGAGTATTTGGATGTCTGTGCTTCGATAAAAGGGGTAATTTGCCTTGACGAGGAACCAATTGCGTTGCGTGAAGCAAAACACCAAATTAGTGAAAATCATCATCCTCTAGACGATGAAAAAAGAAGTTGA